A region of the Haematobia irritans isolate KBUSLIRL chromosome 5, ASM5000362v1, whole genome shotgun sequence genome:
TCAGGAATTAGTTACCCAGTGGATACGTTTTAGGAATCGTTTGGAATAGGGGTGAAGTAGTCTCGATGGAATTACATGGATTTTCGGACGATTGTCTTAGGGCATATGGAGCTGTTGTGTACGCTAGAGCATGCGACACAGATGGAAATATCGCGGTAGTTTTAGTAGCGTCTGTATCGCGAGTGGCCCCCTTAAAGTCTGTATCGCTGCCACGTTTAGAACTTCAAGGTGCAGTGTTGTTAGCTGGTCTTATGAAGTCTGTATCGCTGCCACGTTTAGAACTTCAAGGTGCAGTGTTGTTAGCTGGTCTTATGAAAAGGGTGAAAAAAATACATGTGCTTCGGTAACCCTTCTACCTTTCATTGGACGGACTCGACACTCGTTTTACAATAGTTAGCATCACACCCATTTAGATGGTCTACATTCATTGCTAATAGGGTGAGCAAGATTCATAGTATATCATTAGTCCGGGATTGGTACAAAATTGAAGGTCGTAATAATCCAGCAGACATTGTGTCTCGCAGTATGTACCCCTCTGAAGTGAAAACTTCTGAGCTTTGGTTCAAGGGTCCAAAGTTTCTATCTAATTTGAAGGAATCGTGGCCAAGAATAACTACGTGACCATTAGAAATTTCTGAGGAGATGGAGGAGCGCAGAGCTGAATTTATTTTAACAGCTACTGCAACTGATGAACGTATTGACTTTGTGTCCACTCGTAAGTTCAgtaataattttcctaaattacaGAGAGTATTTGCTTACATATACCTATGGCGCATGAGCATTAATTCGAAGGTAACCTCTAGCCataaatcttttttaacaaTTCCAGAATTGAACAGTGGTTTAGagtacataatttttatatacaaaatattcattttttttttgaagagaaAAAGAATTTGATATTAAATAGAAGTGCAAAATTAGTGTCTATTCAAAAGTTAGATCCATTTTTGGACAACTCGAGATTGCGTTTACTTAGAGTTTGCGGTCGCCTGACAAAAGCAGAGCTTCCTTTCGAAGTGAAACATCCTATCCTGTTGCCAGGAAATTATGCTATCATTATTTCGTTAGTCGattatattcataaatttaatttacatccaggaGCTATCGCCTTTGTTCGCCAGCGTTTTTGGATATTGAATATTAGAAAAATAGAACGTAGGGTTGTTCGAAAATGTTTGCGTTGCTTCAGACACAATCCTAAGCCTCTTGTTCAATTTATGGGTGATTTGCCTTCACACCGTGTGAATAGAAATGGAaatcctttttttttcattcaggtATGGACTTTGCTGGACCCATATCCGTCCATTACAAAATTAGAGGCAAACGTCCGTATAAAGTATATCTTgctatttttatttgctttcaaACGAAAGCCTGCCACATAGAAGTGGTAACAGATCTGAGTACCGACTCCTTTATATTAGCATTAAAGTGTTTCTTCGCCCGAAGAGGTTTTTGCTCACACTTGTATTGCGACAACGCAACTTATTTTGTCGGAGCTGCTAGAAGATTGAATAATACTACGAGTGCAATATTTGACGAAGATGATCAGGAGTGCTCGCAGAGAGGTGTGCAGTTTCTTGGGGGCACTCACCCCAGGGCACTTTTTAATTGGGAGAGCACTCAATTCTCTACCAGATCACTCTAAAGAAAATGATCTAAATATTTCCCACTTTAACCAATGGAAACGAATTTCAGCTGTACATACCATGTTCTGGAGAAGGTGGTCAAAAGAATACTTGACCTTGATGCAAGTTAGAATGAAGTGGCATACGGAGGAGAAGAACGTCAGTGTTGGAACACTTGTACTTATATCCGAAGATAATTTGCCACCCACTTACGGGATGCTGGGACGAGTTGTTGAAACCCATATTGGCGCTGATGGGTTGATACGAGTGGTGACAATGCGAACCCAAAAAGGAATACTTAAGAGAGGCATTAATCGCATTTGCCCTTTACCATTAGAATAGCCGCAATGAATTCGTTTATTTTGGAAGAATCTTCAAaggtgcacgcaaagaaaaaagtcgtttggaaaacgtgtaccgaaaacgtttttcttttgttagagttttttgaattgcttcgaaaattttaaacttttatcaccaaaaaaattcgtttgttacaaaatttttatttttttttttttcaataaaaaaagttatttttgaaacaacaacacagtccatttcgtttatatcaaacactgttcttttctgactttaggtctttaataagacacattttatagttcaaaatttaatatactacaatgtaatgttgaacattttttcgcaagctttcgaacatatctggaatatatgtaaaaaaaaaaaaacaaaacaaaaaaaacaaacaaactttggtcgaagcagggatcgaacccacgacccttggcatgcaagtcggacgtaggttaggttaggttaggttatgtggcagcccgatgtatcaagctcacttagactattcagtccattgtgataccacagtggtgaacttctctcttttcactgagtgctgcccgattccataagctcaatgacaagggacctcctttttatagccgagtccgaacggcgttccacattccagtgcaaccacttagagaagctttgaaaccctcagaaatgtcaccagcattactgaggtgggataatccaccgctgaaaaactttttggtgttcggtcgtagcaggaatcgaacccacgaccttgtgtatgcaaggcgggcatgctaaccattgcaccacggtggctcccttcgtcCCACggtggacgtagcaaccactgctccacggtgctaaactaaatgtttgtatgtttgtttctgttaaataaactttgtttatttggctcgtgggcgccgcaagctatgctatataaatataacttatatggatatttatctattgatgaccataacaggtacatagctcagtggatagtgtgttggcttacaaagcgcatggtccgcggttcgattctccgtccaggcgaaagataaaaaaattgtaaaaatttataaaatcgtataatttcttctacattgttggtattacaggaaaaggtgttaagaactaaaaaacctcgtggatgtgagaaagatgtgagggaaaatgcaattagcaagaaaacaatgtttttttttttttggagtttgtctttatgaaattgtttttacatcctggaaaagaataaacgtttatcacaaaaagtatatacttttcttccaaatacacttccttacagtgaaaagcaaatgagaaacgaactttgtttgtctaaaatttcgtttggaaggaaagaattatttttttgcgtgtggggaCTATGTTGCGGCCCTTTAGTTTAAGTTCCTCGTTAGTAAATAATTATCGATAATTTTAACTTGAATTGAAATATATAAAACTCTGCTATTTTGGGGGGGCTATGTTGCGGCCCTTTAGTTTAAGTTTCTCGTTAGTAAATAATTATCGATAATTTTTCCTTGAATTGAAATATATTAAACTCTGCTATTTTTATTGCCTACGATGTACTACCTGTAATCAGAGACACTTGGTCTCTCAATGTTAATCTGCCATACATTATTTTTAGACTGattctttaacctaacctaacctaacatactttatataatccaacatactttataataaaaacaaaacaagtaaggacagtctaaagtcggccggggccgactatattataccgtgcaccactttgtagatctaaattttcgatactatatcacatccgtcaaatgtgttgggggctatatataaaggtttgtcccaaatacatacatttaaatatcactcgatctggaagaatttgatagacttctacaaaatctatagactcaaaatttaagtcggctaatgcactagggtggaacacaattttagtaaaaaaatatgagaacatttaaatctgaagcaattttaaggaaacttcgcaaaagtttatttatgatttatcgctcgatatatatgtattagaagtttaggaaaactagagtcatttttacaacttttcgactaagcagtggcgatttaacaaggaaaatgttgctattttgaccatttttgtcgaaatcagaaaaccatatatatgggagctatatctaaatctcaaccgatgtcaaccaaatttggcacgcatagctacaatgctaattctactccctgtgcaaaatgtcaactaaatcgaagttaaaaattggcctctgtggtcatatgagtttaaatcgggcgaaagctatatatgggagatatatccaaatctgaaccgatgtcaaccaaatttggcacgcatagctacaatgctaattctactccctgtgcaaaattccaactaaatcggagtaaaaaattggcctcagtggtcatatgagtgtaaatcgggcgaaagctatatatgggagctatatctaaatctaaaccgatttggctgatattttgcaaggttttcgagactcataaaatattcggatgtacggaatttgaggaagatcggttgatatgcacgccaattatgaccagatcggtgaaaaatatatatggcagctatatctaaatctgaaccgattttttccaaaatcaatagggatcgtctttgagccgaaacaggaccctataccaaatttgaggacaatcggactaaaactgcgagctgtactttgcacacaaaaatacatcaacagacagacagacagacagaccgacagacagaccgacagtcggacatcgctaaatcgactcagaatttaattctaagccgatccgtatactaaaaggttggtctatgattacttctTCTtgtcgttacatacaaatgcacaaacttattataccctgtaccacagtagtggtgaagggtataaatattaaaaattacacaCAAAGTATGCACAAATTCATAGCTACATGTGCTCTGCGTCgataaaatctaattttttgaaaattggtcgaTACACGTAAATTGTACAACGGAAATACGAAATGGGAccagcgttaccgttgtgcgactttagtcgcattttgcTACCTTTCTGACGCCATGCTACTTTTTATGTAActcttttctttttcaaaatacgCAAAAtgtgcgactaaagtcgcataAAACCGAAATgcttaaatttgaagcaatttttataaatgggaAATCATCGCCGTGTGCCTTACGCGACAGGCAACGTTGTGCAatggcccgccttgcatacaaagggtcatgaattcaaccccagtttcgaccaaactgcaaaatgtttttcagcggtgtatgctgagtgtttcaaagctgctCTTAGTGCTTTTCTTCCCAATGAGCTACACATAACATAGAATTGTTCAGTCTTGTTTTGTTGCATACCATTTCAACCACTGTCagctgatttaaattttaaagcgAGCGTTTAGACACAAAATAGGTACAACTTTAGAAGAGGTGCTTTATCCAAATCTTTTTGAATTTGCaacacatatattaatatagaaCAGTGTACTGAAAGAGATTCTTTTTTAAACTTGGTTCGATAAAACTaaatgtaaaaatgaaatttcaaaaaattataaattttattaaatgcatttacgttttactggattttatgTTACAATAAGTTGGTAAAATAGCTTTTTGTGTGTTACAcaaccttttttgtaataaaaagacTACAAATGTAAGAGGTTTTTTATCATTATGCGACTTTTTTGTGCGACCTATTTTAGAATATgcgactttttccaaaattccgaCAGTAACATTCACTGGGACATACAGTGTTGTATGAAACATTTGCAACCACACCGTCTGttgaaaataa
Encoded here:
- the LOC142239857 gene encoding uncharacterized protein LOC142239857, which gives rise to MELHGFSDDCLRAYGAVVYARACDTDGNIAVVLVASVSRVAPLKSVSLPRLELQGAVLLAGLMKSVSLPRLELQGAVLLAGLMKRVKKIHVLRWSTFIANRVSKIHSISLVRDWYKIEGRNNPADIVSRSMYPSEVKTSELWFKGPKFLSNLKESWPRITT